One genomic region from Prochlorococcus marinus CUG1433 encodes:
- the fabF gene encoding beta-ketoacyl-ACP synthase II, translating to MPNFHRVVITGIGAVTPIGNNIDEYLLSLQKGLNGVSQITLFDPEQHPCKFAAEVKNLQSENFIEPKESKRWDRFSQFGVIAAKQAFIDSGLEINESNASRIGVIIGSGVGGLLTMESQAQILSHKGPKRVSPFTVPMMIPNMATGLAAIALGAKGPSSSVSTACAAGSNAIGDSFRLLQLGKADAMICGGAEASITPLGVAGFASAKALSFRNESPQTASRPFDAERDGFVIGEGSGILVLETLENAQKRDARIYAEIIGYGTTCDAHHITAPSPGGVGGAKAIQLAIEDGSLSLEKVDYINAHGTSTSANDKNETSAIKSIFKDRSYLIPVSSTKSMTGHLLGGSGGIEAVACILSLTHNFIPPTINYVNPDPDCDLDYVPNNAREAQIGVALSNSFGFGGHNVCLAFSKMN from the coding sequence ATGCCAAATTTCCATCGAGTAGTTATTACTGGTATCGGAGCAGTAACTCCAATTGGAAACAACATTGATGAATATTTACTCAGCCTTCAAAAAGGATTAAACGGGGTATCACAGATTACTCTTTTTGATCCTGAACAACATCCTTGCAAATTTGCAGCAGAAGTTAAAAATCTTCAATCTGAAAATTTTATTGAACCTAAAGAATCCAAAAGGTGGGATCGTTTCTCACAATTTGGAGTTATTGCAGCAAAACAAGCCTTTATAGATTCTGGACTTGAAATTAATGAATCCAATGCATCAAGAATTGGAGTAATTATTGGCTCTGGAGTTGGAGGATTACTTACTATGGAAAGTCAGGCTCAAATACTGAGTCATAAAGGACCAAAAAGAGTAAGTCCATTTACGGTTCCGATGATGATTCCAAATATGGCAACTGGGCTAGCTGCCATTGCTTTAGGAGCAAAAGGACCAAGTTCCTCAGTTTCCACTGCTTGCGCTGCTGGTTCAAATGCAATTGGTGATTCTTTTAGATTACTGCAACTTGGAAAGGCGGATGCGATGATTTGTGGAGGAGCTGAAGCTAGTATTACACCTCTTGGAGTGGCTGGTTTTGCGAGTGCTAAAGCTCTTTCTTTCAGAAATGAAAGTCCTCAAACAGCTAGTAGACCTTTTGATGCTGAAAGAGATGGATTTGTCATTGGAGAGGGATCTGGAATCCTTGTTTTAGAAACCCTAGAAAATGCTCAAAAAAGAGATGCAAGAATCTATGCAGAAATTATTGGATATGGAACAACATGTGATGCTCATCACATCACTGCTCCTTCTCCAGGCGGGGTTGGAGGCGCAAAAGCCATTCAATTAGCAATTGAGGATGGTTCTCTAAGCCTCGAAAAAGTTGATTACATTAATGCTCATGGAACTAGTACATCAGCTAATGATAAAAATGAAACTTCTGCAATTAAATCTATATTTAAAGACAGATCTTACCTTATTCCTGTAAGCTCTACTAAGTCGATGACTGGTCATCTTCTAGGAGGTTCAGGAGGTATAGAAGCAGTAGCTTGTATACTTTCTTTGACACATAATTTTATCCCTCCTACAATTAACTACGTTAATCCAGATCCTGATTGTGATCTTGATTATGTACCAAATAACGCTAGAGAAGCTCAAATAGGAGTAGCTCTTTCTAATTCCTTCGGCTTTGGTGGTCACAACGTTTGCCTTGCTTTCAGCAAAATGAATTGA
- the acpP gene encoding acyl carrier protein — MSQEILEKVCSIVSEQLSVEAGEVKSDSNFQNDLGADSLDTVELVMALEEAFDIEIPDEAAEGIATVGDAVKFIEEKKG; from the coding sequence ATGTCACAAGAAATCCTTGAAAAAGTCTGTTCTATTGTTTCAGAGCAATTAAGCGTTGAGGCAGGAGAAGTAAAATCAGATTCAAATTTCCAAAATGATTTGGGTGCTGATTCTCTAGATACCGTTGAATTGGTGATGGCTCTAGAGGAAGCATTTGATATTGAAATCCCTGATGAAGCAGCGGAAGGTATCGCAACAGTCGGCGATGCTGTTAAATTCATCGAAGAAAAAAAAGGTTAA
- the psaC gene encoding photosystem I iron-sulfur center protein PsaC, whose translation MSHAVKIYDTCIGCTQCVRACPLDVLEMVPWDGCKAGQIASSPRTEDCVGCKRCETACPTDFLSIRVYLGDETSRSMGLAY comes from the coding sequence ATGTCACACGCAGTTAAAATTTATGACACATGCATTGGATGCACCCAATGTGTAAGGGCTTGCCCACTGGATGTTTTAGAGATGGTTCCATGGGACGGCTGCAAAGCTGGCCAAATTGCTTCATCTCCTAGGACTGAAGATTGTGTAGGTTGTAAAAGATGTGAAACAGCGTGTCCAACAGATTTCTTGAGTATACGTGTCTATCTTGGAGATGAAACTTCTAGGAGTATGGGCTTAGCTTACTAG
- the glmS gene encoding glutamine--fructose-6-phosphate transaminase (isomerizing), translating into MCGIVAVTGYKKALPLLMNGLEKLEYRGYDSAGIAIINSETKTITCNKAEGKLQNLINQLNNKNITGAVGIGHTRWATHGKPEVKNAHPHIDSSGTIAVVQNGIIENFQELKNKLEAEGIIFNSDTDTEVIPHLIQRELKTLSQLNLENNGSTLLVAVRNVISDLEGSYALAVLWAGAPTSLVVARRQAPLIIGLGEGEFICASDTPAIANFTNIILPMEDEEIALLTPLGIEIYDSNNERQYRNPVSLKVSEQIMDKMNFKHYMLKEIYDQPLTAKNWLENYLVKNIENGRYQVNYSFDTKFFESIERIEIIACGTSKHAAMVGSFLLEQFSGIPTNVFYASEFRYSPPPLLPNTLTIGVTQSGETADTIAAIDMEIKRRSIIEDKKYKPNLIAITNRKESSIGRQVANIIDICAGIEVGVAATKTFFAQLLSFYGLAIKFAQIKGSQSPEEIAKLITALTKLPPLLEDLLEKHNKSSEKLAHDFFNIKDVIFLGRGINYPIALEGALKLKEISYIHAAGYPAGEMKHGPIALLDKKVPVISIASPGEVFDKVISNAQEAKARDSYLIGIAPECNGTEIFDYLMKIPVSNEWITPLLNIIPLQLLSYHIAAHRGLDVDQPRNLAKSVTVE; encoded by the coding sequence ATGTGTGGAATAGTAGCTGTTACGGGTTATAAAAAAGCTCTACCATTATTGATGAATGGTTTAGAAAAACTCGAATATAGAGGTTATGATTCTGCGGGAATTGCAATAATAAATTCTGAGACTAAAACCATTACTTGTAACAAAGCAGAGGGAAAACTTCAGAATTTAATAAATCAACTTAATAATAAGAATATAACTGGGGCTGTTGGTATTGGACATACTCGTTGGGCAACCCATGGAAAACCTGAAGTTAAAAATGCTCATCCTCATATTGATAGTTCAGGAACCATCGCAGTTGTTCAAAATGGTATTATTGAGAATTTTCAAGAGTTAAAAAATAAATTAGAGGCAGAAGGTATTATTTTTAATTCTGATACTGATACTGAAGTTATTCCCCATTTAATACAAAGAGAGTTAAAAACATTAAGTCAACTTAATCTTGAGAATAATGGTTCAACATTATTAGTTGCAGTAAGAAATGTAATATCTGATTTAGAAGGGTCTTATGCGTTGGCAGTTTTATGGGCTGGTGCTCCAACCTCTTTGGTTGTCGCGAGAAGACAAGCACCTTTGATTATTGGTTTAGGTGAAGGAGAATTTATATGTGCTAGTGATACTCCAGCTATTGCAAACTTTACAAATATTATTCTTCCTATGGAGGATGAGGAAATAGCATTACTAACTCCGTTGGGAATTGAAATATATGACTCAAATAACGAGAGACAATATCGAAATCCAGTCTCTTTAAAAGTCTCTGAGCAAATAATGGATAAAATGAATTTCAAACACTATATGTTAAAAGAGATATATGATCAGCCTCTTACAGCAAAGAATTGGTTAGAAAATTATTTAGTTAAAAACATAGAAAATGGTAGATATCAAGTCAACTATTCCTTTGATACAAAGTTTTTTGAATCAATCGAAAGAATTGAAATTATTGCTTGTGGTACTAGTAAACATGCTGCAATGGTGGGTAGCTTTTTATTAGAACAATTCTCAGGAATCCCTACAAATGTCTTTTACGCAAGTGAATTTCGTTATTCACCGCCACCACTTTTACCAAATACATTAACTATTGGAGTCACTCAATCTGGAGAAACTGCTGACACAATCGCTGCTATTGATATGGAAATTAAAAGACGGTCAATAATTGAAGATAAAAAATATAAGCCTAATCTTATTGCAATAACAAATAGAAAAGAGAGCTCTATAGGCAGGCAAGTTGCAAATATAATTGATATTTGTGCAGGAATTGAAGTTGGAGTTGCTGCAACCAAAACTTTTTTTGCTCAACTACTTTCTTTTTATGGATTAGCTATAAAATTTGCCCAAATCAAAGGTAGCCAAAGTCCAGAAGAAATAGCCAAATTAATAACTGCCCTTACAAAACTGCCACCATTACTAGAAGATCTTTTGGAGAAACATAATAAATCCTCAGAAAAGTTAGCACATGATTTTTTTAATATAAAAGATGTAATCTTTTTGGGAAGAGGTATAAATTATCCTATAGCCCTTGAAGGAGCTTTAAAACTTAAAGAAATTAGTTACATACACGCTGCGGGATATCCAGCAGGTGAAATGAAACATGGGCCAATCGCTTTGTTAGATAAAAAAGTTCCAGTAATTTCAATTGCTTCTCCCGGTGAAGTGTTCGACAAAGTTATCAGTAATGCTCAAGAAGCAAAAGCTAGAGACTCATATTTGATCGGTATTGCTCCTGAATGTAATGGAACCGAAATTTTTGATTATTTAATGAAAATTCCTGTTTCTAATGAATGGATTACACCTTTACTTAACATAATACCGTTGCAATTATTGAGTTACCACATCGCAGCTCACAGGGGGCTTGATGTTGATCAACCAAGAAATTTGGCTAAAAGTGTAACTGTTGAATAA